In the genome of Paenibacillus sp. FSL R5-0766, one region contains:
- a CDS encoding SHOCT domain-containing protein, whose amino-acid sequence MSDMKKIYLYFSSWMILFILGAISSSQLGSNHPLTNLLYIVGFVLLIINIYKGFKVVKNQEKLEHASGNVRVLTMELEKLDKMFSANIINEEEYELKRSSLKKQYSSSVDTYINDKDWRA is encoded by the coding sequence ATGAGTGATATGAAGAAAATCTATTTGTATTTTAGTTCATGGATGATTCTATTTATTTTAGGGGCTATATCCTCATCTCAATTAGGAAGCAATCACCCACTAACGAATCTCTTGTACATTGTTGGTTTTGTATTATTAATAATTAACATCTACAAGGGATTTAAAGTAGTAAAAAATCAAGAAAAATTAGAACATGCATCAGGTAATGTGAGAGTACTAACCATGGAATTAGAGAAGTTAGATAAAATGTTTTCAGCCAATATAATCAATGAAGAGGAGTATGAGTTAAAAAGGTCTAGCCTTAAGAAGCAATACTCAAGTTCTGTCGATACATACATAAACGATAAAGACTGGCGTGCCTAG
- a CDS encoding DUF1805 domain-containing protein, which produces MVTMEPIVVGEHVLVGVEVKLPKTTLLTINTSKGYIMCGALDVELLNEKLGDRKIIAARAVGVRTLEQLLHAPMESVTTEAEAMGITVGMTGVEALLKMI; this is translated from the coding sequence ATGGTGACGATGGAGCCTATTGTAGTTGGAGAGCATGTATTGGTAGGGGTAGAAGTCAAGCTGCCCAAAACAACGTTGTTGACCATTAACACATCCAAAGGATATATCATGTGCGGAGCACTCGACGTGGAATTACTTAATGAGAAGCTTGGGGATCGCAAAATTATTGCAGCTCGGGCGGTTGGTGTGCGTACACTGGAGCAGTTGCTGCATGCACCTATGGAGTCGGTGACAACAGAAGCCGAGGCCATGGGCATTACGGTTGGCATGACGGGTGTAGAGGCTTTGTTGAAAATGATCTAA
- the mtnA gene encoding S-methyl-5-thioribose-1-phosphate isomerase: MTTPEYEPLSSLIWKKDKLEMLDQRLLPETILMLKLYTPEEVWESIHSMKVRGAPAIGIAAAFGVVLGAKSYDGTTVQGWLDHVKSICAHLATSRPTAVNLFWALDRMMQRANEVVESGLNLDEGNDALEVEALLIQKEDEEVCRMIGENALPLFEDGMGVLTHCNAGGLATAKYGTATAPMYLAQERGIHLKVFADETRPVLQGARLTAFELQQAGIDVTLLCDNMAGMVMSKGWIQAVIVGTDRVAANGDVANKIGTYSVAVLAKAHNIPFYVASPLSTIDLSTPSGDLIPIEERAAEEVTEGFGKRTAPQGVKVYNPAFDVTPNEYVTAIITEKGVVRAPFQENLAALFAKEEA; this comes from the coding sequence ATGACAACCCCTGAATATGAGCCTCTGTCCTCTCTCATCTGGAAAAAGGACAAGCTTGAAATGCTTGACCAGCGTCTACTGCCCGAAACGATCCTCATGTTGAAACTGTATACACCCGAGGAAGTATGGGAATCCATCCACTCCATGAAAGTACGCGGTGCTCCAGCGATTGGTATTGCTGCTGCATTTGGTGTTGTATTGGGTGCCAAATCATATGACGGAACAACCGTTCAAGGTTGGTTGGATCACGTAAAATCCATATGTGCTCATCTGGCTACTTCCCGACCAACAGCGGTGAACTTGTTCTGGGCACTGGATCGCATGATGCAAAGAGCAAATGAGGTCGTTGAATCCGGCTTGAACCTGGATGAGGGCAATGATGCTCTTGAAGTAGAAGCTCTGTTGATTCAGAAGGAAGACGAAGAAGTATGCCGCATGATCGGGGAGAATGCACTGCCTTTATTCGAAGATGGTATGGGTGTACTCACTCACTGCAACGCAGGTGGACTGGCTACTGCGAAATATGGTACGGCAACTGCTCCAATGTATCTCGCGCAGGAACGTGGCATTCACCTGAAGGTATTTGCAGACGAAACTCGTCCTGTACTTCAGGGTGCACGCCTGACTGCATTTGAGTTACAGCAAGCCGGCATTGACGTCACGCTGCTCTGTGATAACATGGCAGGTATGGTCATGTCCAAAGGCTGGATTCAAGCGGTTATCGTCGGAACAGATCGCGTTGCAGCGAACGGTGACGTAGCTAACAAAATCGGAACCTACAGCGTTGCCGTACTTGCCAAGGCTCACAATATTCCGTTTTATGTAGCAAGCCCGTTGTCAACCATCGACTTGTCCACTCCATCCGGGGACCTCATTCCAATTGAGGAACGTGCTGCGGAAGAAGTCACTGAAGGATTTGGGAAACGTACAGCACCGCAAGGTGTTAAAGTATACAATCCAGCATTTGACGTAACGCCTAACGAATATGTAACAGCTATTATCACGGAAAAAGGCGTTGTTCGCGCACCTTTCCAAGAAAACCTGGCTGCCTTGTTCGCCAAGGAAGAAGCTTAA
- the mtnK gene encoding S-methyl-5-thioribose kinase → MSQYRPFTPQDAIELAKTLPGPFAADANLDCHEIGDGNLNLVFHITDQNSDKSIIIKQALPYAKVVGESWPLSLVRARIEREILQEEYRLCPGMVPEVYHYDDDLALTVMEDLSDHVIMRKGLIEGVTYPLFAQHIGEFMARTLFFTSDLGMDQQLKKEQQGRFINPDQCKITEDLIFDEPYRIAEKNNYDASIEDEAEALRSDGELHLEVALLREKFLTHGQALLHGDLHTGSIFVTPESTKVIDPEFAYYGPMGFDVGAVLANLLLNYASLPGWIQDETALRERETLLLNMVRDVWTEFESRFRALWVNDLVDPMAKTSGYQDLYVQQLFRDSIGFAGAKMVRRIVGLAHVADIDTIPNATEREHAQRKALSIGKALIKNNRRLNTIGEVLDIVSTAVTTTKS, encoded by the coding sequence TTGTCCCAATATCGCCCGTTTACCCCCCAGGATGCAATTGAACTGGCCAAAACATTACCGGGTCCATTTGCGGCAGATGCAAATCTGGATTGTCACGAGATCGGCGATGGCAATCTGAATTTGGTATTCCACATCACGGATCAGAACTCCGATAAAAGTATCATTATCAAACAGGCGCTTCCTTATGCGAAAGTGGTTGGAGAATCATGGCCGCTCTCTCTGGTACGTGCCCGCATTGAACGTGAGATTCTGCAGGAAGAGTATCGTCTGTGCCCAGGAATGGTACCCGAAGTGTATCATTACGATGATGACCTCGCGTTAACGGTTATGGAAGATCTGAGTGATCATGTGATCATGCGCAAAGGACTGATCGAAGGTGTTACCTATCCTCTTTTTGCACAGCATATTGGGGAATTCATGGCAAGAACGCTGTTCTTCACATCCGACTTGGGCATGGATCAGCAATTGAAGAAGGAACAACAGGGCAGATTCATTAATCCGGACCAATGCAAAATAACGGAGGATCTGATCTTTGATGAACCCTACCGGATCGCTGAGAAAAATAATTATGACGCTTCCATTGAAGATGAAGCTGAAGCGCTTCGTTCCGATGGAGAGCTTCACCTTGAAGTGGCCTTGCTGCGGGAAAAATTCCTGACACATGGGCAGGCATTGCTTCATGGAGATCTGCATACAGGCAGTATTTTTGTTACACCTGAATCAACCAAGGTCATCGATCCCGAATTTGCATATTACGGACCCATGGGATTTGATGTCGGTGCAGTCCTTGCGAACCTGCTCTTGAATTACGCATCCCTGCCAGGATGGATTCAGGATGAGACTGCTTTGCGTGAGCGTGAAACGCTTTTGCTGAATATGGTTCGTGATGTATGGACTGAATTCGAATCTCGTTTCCGTGCCCTCTGGGTTAATGACCTCGTTGATCCGATGGCAAAAACGTCAGGGTATCAGGATCTATATGTGCAACAATTGTTCAGAGATTCGATCGGCTTTGCAGGTGCCAAAATGGTTCGTCGTATCGTTGGACTCGCTCACGTGGCGGATATTGATACCATTCCAAATGCGACTGAACGTGAACATGCTCAGCGTAAAGCATTGTCCATTGGTAAAGCATTAATCAAGAACAACCGTCGCTTGAATACCATCGGCGAAGTACTGGATATTGTATCCACAGCTGTTACTACTACTAAGTCTTAA
- a CDS encoding Dps family protein, with amino-acid sequence MATKNKTDQAKSVEQVLNRQVANLNVLYVKIHNYHWYVKGPNFFTLHVKFEEFYNEVTVQMDEIAERILTLKGSPAATMKEYLELSSIQEAAGGEDAKTMVQNLIEDFATLSNEYQEGIDVADAAEDQPTSDMLTGFKADLEKHMWMLRSFLG; translated from the coding sequence ATGGCTACAAAAAACAAAACAGATCAAGCAAAATCGGTGGAACAAGTACTTAATCGTCAGGTAGCTAACCTGAACGTATTGTATGTTAAAATCCATAACTACCACTGGTACGTTAAAGGACCTAACTTCTTCACGTTGCATGTGAAATTCGAAGAGTTCTACAACGAAGTTACAGTACAAATGGATGAAATCGCAGAGCGTATCCTTACGCTGAAAGGTAGCCCGGCGGCTACAATGAAAGAGTATTTGGAGCTTTCCTCTATCCAGGAAGCAGCAGGCGGAGAAGACGCAAAAACAATGGTGCAAAACCTGATCGAGGACTTCGCTACACTTTCGAATGAATATCAGGAAGGTATCGATGTTGCAGATGCAGCTGAGGATCAACCGACATCCGATATGCTGACAGGTTTCAAGGCGGACCTGGAGAAACACATGTGGATGCTTCGTTCTTTCCTGGGTTAA
- a CDS encoding DUF1802 family protein, which produces MLEPTIPALKEWASAIKALETGRQIMVMRKGGIVEETRHFELKSPAFYLYPTYEHQRKELIKSSDQSYVEESLAEWVPEASTIRITAYAEVTQDLEIRDQEMLDRLLDFHMWTADFAEDRLKWKRKDPLHVLILRVYLLKKPMEIPILPEYNGCRSWISIPNGPVPREMTPVVDVADFDEQVQKINEMLKL; this is translated from the coding sequence ATGTTAGAACCAACGATACCGGCTTTAAAAGAATGGGCTTCTGCAATCAAAGCACTGGAAACGGGTCGCCAAATTATGGTGATGCGCAAAGGTGGAATCGTAGAGGAAACCCGACATTTTGAGCTGAAAAGTCCGGCGTTTTACCTGTATCCGACTTATGAACATCAGCGTAAAGAACTGATTAAGTCCTCGGATCAATCCTATGTTGAAGAATCACTAGCCGAATGGGTGCCCGAAGCTTCGACAATCCGTATTACTGCATATGCCGAAGTAACGCAGGATCTGGAGATACGAGATCAGGAGATGCTGGATCGACTTCTTGACTTTCATATGTGGACAGCGGATTTTGCCGAAGACCGTTTGAAATGGAAACGGAAAGATCCGCTCCATGTATTGATTTTACGTGTGTACCTTTTGAAAAAACCGATGGAAATCCCCATACTGCCTGAATATAATGGGTGTCGTTCATGGATTTCTATTCCGAATGGTCCTGTGCCGCGCGAAATGACGCCGGTGGTGGACGTTGCGGATTTTGACGAACAGGTACAGAAGATTAACGAGATGCTCAAATTGTAA